The genomic stretch ttgggctcggggaaagtggtatctgtgcctgtggtgaaggttatcacgacatagagcatgtggtttggtcatgccctgtacaccgtgacgccaggtctaaattaatagcttccctgcaggccgagggtagacagccggctgttcctgttcgtgatgtcttggcgagccgtgacctatcctacatgtcccttatatacgttttcctgaaatccatccacgccccagtctagtcccgttcccctccgtctacacccaacaaaacgacaagaacacgtttgaaccttaagcacaaaaccagcaaccagaccccgcacaatagaaccaggacccaaggactacgagcctctgtcccaactcacgacatcgtggctcagcagaacgaatccatacatgccattcgacgattatcagacgaccattgaacaacaaaacactgattggaaatcccatgctagttttaagttagacttaatttcagctcgtagtcggcagcgaggataaaaaatttgctttagtttttaagtcatcagatataattggcgccgttaaacattaaattgtatttgtgccgtgtcaaataaatgttatgtgaagaaaaaaaaaaaaaaccattatttttgtattttatttcattaaacggACACTTCAATCTTTAAATCCATTGGATCACCTTTTTTAACGTTCGTTAAATCAACAAGCTACAAACGTATTTTACTACACTGTTTCACACTTGAAGAAGCATATCACTTATCCATTGCGAATAGGCTGAAAATCTGGTGAATATCATATAGTAACGCTCATAACAATCTGGCAGAATCGTGGACACGCCAACAGTAAATGTTACTCCATCGCTCTGTTTCCAGTGCAATATACTTGGCACTCCAGGGCAGGTAAAGTTCCAGGCGGGATTTCGCACACAGAGCTGTGTTTCTGGTAACTGATAGTTGTTTGTTCTCTGACAGTCCGAATTGTACATTGCGAGCACATTAGTATACAATAAATTGACGGCTCCGCCTgcacaataataaattataaacatgtaatttttgtagaaaaaaaaaacaaatattccgAAAAACTCACGTGGAAACATCATATCCAACACTAACGGAGTGTGAGTTTTATCCATCCATAGGCACGAAGGATAAAGGTTTAGAGTCCATTCAAGCTCATATGTTAACATCACGAGCCCGATATCGTTGCTGTTGTCGGTTAGATTGTAGAAACGATGCTTGAGAGTAGTGTTAACTCGATATAAGAAATTTGTtgcatttgaaatctgtttaacaaAATCGGGCACAACTTCTCCAAGACAACTCGCTGTAGTCAAAATTACACGTTTTGTGATTATAGAACCTAAACATTTCAATACTGaagttttttcttcaatccacCCTATGTAAACCTGTGTACAAGTTAAAAGTATTTTGTGAGTTATAAgtacaacatatttttaatAACTCATACCAGTGATCCTCCTGACCACGATGGCTTAATTTTTCGTACGACATCAGGACAACCGGCTAGATCCGGATGGATGTTAGGAGCACTTTCGATTGCATCCAATGGACAACAAATCACTGACGTGGAAGAACAAAATTGAACATTTCCTGTGGATAAAAACTGCTTCCACTTCCGAGGACACTTCGAAGCAGTAACGCAAACACCCGCTTTTCCACTTTCGTAATTCCTGCATGAGTCCCCTTCGTACAAATCATTGTCTAGAAACAGGAGcgaattctttttttctttggGATTCTTCAGCAGCACAGACTTCATCCAATCGATGATTAGCGAATCCAGTTGCAATGACATGTTCCCCAAAACCACAATCCCTTCCAAACTGCACTAATCCAAATATTGTAGGATAATGATTACTTACGCGCCACATTGTTTCATCAATGGGGCCAGCAATCAACAGATCACAGGACTTTGGTACCAGAAAGAAATCCTTTCCTATACAAACGTGTTCCTTTCTCAATCCCATTTTGAGTCTAGCTTCATAACGATTAGAAACAATACAAGAAGACGAGTTCTGAACAGCTGCACGTGGTCTAAGGAGCGTCATTGAGGAatctagaaaataaaaataattttgtgtGTAATCTCGGTAAATGCAGTAAAGACACCTTACTAATCAAGGGCGGCTTCAAGCTGAAAGTATTGATATCAAATCTACCAGTACCAAAAATATGCACTTCATTGAAAGGAAATTTTTGTTCGTACCATATACATGCAGgttgaatttttctaacatccAACAAATGCTCCAGAGACAAAATTGCGATATTATTATATCCAGATCCATTTGTATATTCGGGATGAATGTGAAACTTGTTAACGTTCATTTTTTGGTCTTCTAAATATAAGATGTGATCAACAGGATTGCTAAAATATTACCATTTTCGTTATAGCATGACACGTTAAACATACTTTACACACTTGtcatgaaaaatgcattcagcTAATGTCAGCACCGAAGTTTCATCAATTATTGCTCCGTAGCAATCATCACGTCCTCCAAAGCGCCAAGAAAGTTTCACAACGTATGGTGGAAGATTTTCAACTGCTTGCACATGCCGCAAGCTTGAGTCTGCCGAGACGAAGTTATCAGTTCTACTGGTAACGATGACATCCTCGTATTCCCGAAAGCGTACGTATCGTAATGCACAAAAGGTAGCATTGTAAATGAACTCTGAAATTAGTAACTGTTGAGCAAGTTTCTACAAACAACCTTCATAACAACCGTTAACGTTTTCCCCGTGACTTTTCATTGTATCAACAATCCAATTGTGATAGGAAGATAC from Wyeomyia smithii strain HCP4-BCI-WySm-NY-G18 chromosome 3, ASM2978416v1, whole genome shotgun sequence encodes the following:
- the LOC129732284 gene encoding serine protease 53-like isoform X1 encodes the protein MKLKYLVTLGYFFFYAHAQDASTLLMLPNDRLSLDDCHLRYHILSIDVPVKPAFGHPARLKEFAHIGAIGRTQTDGTISWNCGGTLIWDNFVLTAAHCAVDLSGKRPDVIRFGDLNIHSSDDDEYAQQLKIIKIIRHPEHRYAAQYHDIALMKLEKNVVLHETVVPACLWTDEEVRFKSLEAAGWGKIGFAAEQTPVLLKVILKPIDNQECGETYTNDTNRKLPLGLQDHHICAVDEKMDTCEGDSGGPLQIKLMHNARVTPFIVGVTSFGTICGTSSPGVYTKVSSYHNWIVDTMKSHGENVNEFIYNATFCALRYVRFREYEDVIVTSRTDNFVSADSSLRHVQAVENLPPYVVKLSWRFGGRDDCYGAIIDETSVLTLAECIFHDNNPVDHILYLEDQKMNVNKFHIHPEYTNGSGYNNIAILSLEHLLDVRKIQPACIWYEQKFPFNEVHIFGTGRFDINTFSLKPPLINSSMTLLRPRAAVQNSSSCIVSNRYEARLKMGLRKEHVCIGKDFFLVPKSCDLLIAGPIDETMWRVSNHYPTIFGLVQFGRDCGFGEHVIATGFANHRLDEVCAAEESQRKKEFAPVSRQ
- the LOC129732284 gene encoding serine protease 53-like isoform X2, whose protein sequence is MIISAHAQDASTLLMLPNDRLSLDDCHLRYHILSIDVPVKPAFGHPARLKEFAHIGAIGRTQTDGTISWNCGGTLIWDNFVLTAAHCAVDLSGKRPDVIRFGDLNIHSSDDDEYAQQLKIIKIIRHPEHRYAAQYHDIALMKLEKNVVLHETVVPACLWTDEEVRFKSLEAAGWGKIGFAAEQTPVLLKVILKPIDNQECGETYTNDTNRKLPLGLQDHHICAVDEKMDTCEGDSGGPLQIKLMHNARVTPFIVGVTSFGTICGTSSPGVYTKVSSYHNWIVDTMKSHGENVNEFIYNATFCALRYVRFREYEDVIVTSRTDNFVSADSSLRHVQAVENLPPYVVKLSWRFGGRDDCYGAIIDETSVLTLAECIFHDNNPVDHILYLEDQKMNVNKFHIHPEYTNGSGYNNIAILSLEHLLDVRKIQPACIWYEQKFPFNEVHIFGTGRFDINTFSLKPPLINSSMTLLRPRAAVQNSSSCIVSNRYEARLKMGLRKEHVCIGKDFFLVPKSCDLLIAGPIDETMWRVSNHYPTIFGLVQFGRDCGFGEHVIATGFANHRLDEVCAAEESQRKKEFAPVSRQ